Proteins encoded together in one Streptomyces sp. TLI_171 window:
- a CDS encoding SpoIIE family protein phosphatase, producing the protein MQHSREQFPDGAAPPAPDRAGLVGAQRRAEVGPSAPPATAERGAVGRLADTVAQLRRQLDEAQAHAAGRSVVEMAVGILVERLRCGPTEAAKQLQVLAEQAGSTPLELAADLVNRAAADKISEAAHEFVARAAQPVSSEVGVRLRNTEADALSGGDAGAAARAMLEHALRPLGAVAVAIWAAHPDLSLSLAGSAGFADAEARRWRHVPPGVVTVARRALDERAPVAYRTLADGAVPTVGGHEAGGGRLAVPAGVGGRLIGVLEVCWRDELPEQSQSLQRQFEALAELCATTLESWDADTAVEGPVGGPFNELAELVDGVLDPCMILDPVDGFPPRFVIRHANPAFVDFAGRPTSAIVGAGLLEAYPLAAQGGNLLEAVENVHATGAPFKDPRMRLTALVDGVPLSTDAYVSINRHRNHVIVLWRLAESTSQIARLLHHAQRLGRIGGFEEDLDSRQVVWNDTLFELHGLSPTAQPVPLDRLSDHAHPDDREAVQRFLRTLLHHRRPASTAFRLQRADGVTRHIRVVAEPVHDRLDRLGTVRGAYQDISAQHWTEVALAATRDQLAQTEQQVAERHRLVRQLQHAIMPPSAGPRTLHNLDVAVRYRPAEKDHLVGGDWYDALPLPSGQVLVCVGDVAGHGIEAATGMVALRNALRGLAATGAGPAQLLAWLNSVTHHLTDNVTATAVCGLYDPDRRHLRWARAGHLPPVLLRGGDAECLPQADGILLGVLDQADYEEREIALEPGDRIVMYTDGLIERRDQGLHASLADLVALSRSASRQGVVALDAHLDHLLRFSGADTDDDTCLVGMEVR; encoded by the coding sequence GTGCAGCACTCCCGGGAGCAGTTCCCCGACGGCGCAGCGCCGCCCGCTCCGGACCGCGCCGGTCTGGTCGGGGCCCAGCGCCGCGCCGAGGTCGGGCCGTCGGCGCCGCCGGCCACCGCGGAGCGGGGCGCCGTCGGCCGGCTCGCCGACACGGTGGCGCAGCTGCGCCGGCAGCTCGACGAGGCGCAGGCGCACGCCGCGGGCCGGTCGGTGGTGGAGATGGCGGTCGGCATCCTGGTGGAGCGGCTGCGCTGCGGGCCCACCGAGGCCGCCAAGCAGCTCCAGGTGCTGGCCGAGCAGGCCGGCAGCACGCCGTTGGAGCTGGCGGCCGACCTGGTCAACCGGGCCGCCGCGGACAAGATCTCCGAGGCCGCGCACGAGTTCGTCGCGCGGGCGGCGCAGCCGGTGTCCTCCGAGGTCGGGGTGCGGCTGCGCAACACCGAGGCCGACGCGCTGAGCGGCGGGGACGCGGGCGCGGCGGCCCGGGCGATGCTGGAGCACGCGCTGCGGCCGCTCGGCGCGGTCGCCGTGGCGATCTGGGCGGCGCACCCGGACCTGTCGTTGTCGCTGGCGGGCAGCGCGGGCTTCGCCGACGCGGAGGCGCGGCGCTGGCGGCACGTGCCGCCGGGGGTGGTCACGGTGGCCCGCCGGGCGCTGGACGAGCGCGCGCCGGTGGCGTACCGGACGCTCGCGGACGGCGCCGTGCCGACGGTCGGCGGGCACGAGGCGGGCGGGGGCCGGCTGGCGGTTCCCGCGGGTGTCGGCGGCCGGTTGATCGGCGTGCTGGAGGTCTGCTGGCGCGACGAGCTGCCCGAGCAGTCCCAGTCGCTGCAGCGCCAGTTCGAGGCGCTGGCCGAGCTGTGCGCCACCACCTTGGAGAGCTGGGACGCGGACACCGCGGTGGAGGGCCCGGTGGGCGGGCCGTTCAACGAGCTGGCCGAGCTCGTCGACGGGGTCCTCGATCCCTGCATGATCCTGGATCCCGTGGACGGGTTCCCGCCGCGCTTCGTGATCCGCCACGCCAATCCGGCGTTCGTGGACTTCGCGGGGCGTCCCACCAGCGCGATCGTCGGCGCCGGCCTGCTGGAGGCGTACCCGCTGGCGGCGCAGGGCGGGAACCTGCTGGAGGCGGTGGAGAACGTCCACGCCACCGGCGCCCCGTTCAAGGACCCGCGGATGCGGCTGACGGCGCTGGTCGACGGGGTGCCGCTGAGCACCGACGCGTACGTGTCGATCAACCGGCACCGCAACCACGTCATCGTGCTGTGGCGGCTGGCCGAGAGCACGTCGCAGATCGCCCGGCTGCTCCACCACGCCCAGCGGCTCGGCCGGATCGGCGGTTTCGAGGAGGACCTGGACTCCCGTCAGGTGGTGTGGAACGACACGCTGTTCGAACTGCACGGCCTGTCCCCCACCGCGCAGCCGGTTCCGCTGGACCGGTTGTCCGACCACGCCCATCCCGACGACCGGGAGGCCGTCCAGCGTTTCCTGCGCACCCTGCTGCACCACCGGCGTCCGGCGTCCACGGCCTTCCGCCTGCAGCGGGCGGACGGGGTGACGCGGCACATCCGGGTGGTCGCCGAGCCGGTCCACGACCGCCTGGACCGGCTCGGCACCGTCCGCGGCGCGTACCAGGACATCTCGGCGCAGCACTGGACCGAGGTCGCCCTCGCGGCCACCCGGGACCAGTTGGCGCAGACCGAGCAGCAGGTCGCCGAGCGGCACCGGCTGGTCCGCCAGTTGCAGCACGCCATCATGCCGCCCAGCGCGGGCCCGCGGACCTTGCACAACCTGGACGTCGCGGTGCGCTACCGGCCCGCGGAGAAGGACCACCTGGTGGGCGGGGACTGGTACGACGCGCTGCCGCTGCCCTCCGGGCAGGTGCTGGTGTGCGTCGGCGACGTCGCCGGTCACGGCATCGAGGCCGCGACCGGGATGGTCGCCCTGCGCAACGCGCTGCGCGGGCTCGCCGCCACCGGGGCGGGCCCCGCCCAACTGCTGGCCTGGTTGAACAGTGTGACGCACCATCTGACCGACAACGTGACGGCCACGGCGGTCTGCGGCCTGTACGACCCGGACCGCCGCCACCTGCGCTGGGCCCGGGCCGGTCACCTCCCGCCGGTGCTGCTGCGCGGCGGGGACGCGGAGTGCCTGCCGCAGGCCGACGGCATCCTGCTGGGGGTGCTCGACCAGGCCGACTACGAGGAGCGGGAGATCGCCCTGGAGCCGGGCGACCGGATCGTGATGTACACCGACGGGCTGATCGAGCGCCGCGACCAGGGGCTCCACGCCTCCCTCGCGGACCTGGTGGCGCTCTCCCGGTCCGCCTCCCGGCAGGGCGTGGTCGCGCTGGACGCGCACCTGGACCACCTGCTGCGTTTCAGCGGCGCCGACACCGACGACGACACCTGTCTGGTGGGCATGGAGGTCCGCTGA
- a CDS encoding bifunctional diguanylate cyclase/phosphodiesterase: MTPRRQRLMAYYLLWMALLTGIYYANPSQRLVWWTGIGLSGAAAVVVGVRLNRPAHALPWYLLALANVSFTAGEVTQVVQTQFLHLDNPFPSVADVFYLAEFVLYAAGALVFIRRRKARQDWAGLLDALILTISLALLAWIYLILPYARNPDIDWFSRAVSIAYPLGDIVVLALLLRLLTPRGGSSRSLQLLTVGTVGILASDTAYGLIQLHGSWHIGTPVDLGWAVLYAAWGAAALHPSMVELTKPLPTQQPGLGFGRLLLLTLAALIAPAILLVESLGGNTTNTGVIGAFSAVLYLLVLARLAVVVAAYRRAAVRERTLREAGSRLTAAVTVDEIAAGVETAASALMADRPGHLAFLAVARTPHARPVGQAAQGATAHGPTGELLALASPDSTLLLPTADLPPTVPGLPHAMPDALLCPLTLAERPSGDPLLGVLVATGTEQELADLRRPLEILATQAALAVERVMLSQEINHRNSELYFRTLVQSASDVILILDDDDTIRYASTSAARVLGHARLDGTPMTDLVRPEDGHAVSGTLARMRGGPGRDAEQDQPREHWRLTRHDRTPIEAEVRFNDLRADPTVEGLVLTLRDVTEQRQMERELTHLAFHDPLTGLANRVLFQDRAAHALERAQRSGTVTGVLFIDLDDFKAVNDTQGHAVGDELLLAVAHRISGALRSSDTAARLGGDEFAVLVENALTPADVDAVADGLLGLFTEPFALSSSAARVTASIGVATTEDSTDTTELLTHADLALYAAKGAGRRQRRHYRAALQARLVRRHELYENLDDALTESAFRLHYQPIIGLQTGNLAGFEALVRWPHDRHGMILPDDFISIAEESGQIVQLGAWVLEQATHEVGKWIAAHPAAPGRPPLRVNVNVSARQFRDAGFVDTVREVLRTAKIAPTALVLELTESVLMRRDNRIRSDMQELTSLGVGIAIDDFGTGYSSLSYLREFPITTLKIDKTFIDGLGNSPQQHALVEGIARIADTLGVTVIAEGIETTVQRDLLAAMGCPLGQGYLFGRPMTAAQARELVESHARAVGRG; the protein is encoded by the coding sequence TTGACACCCCGCCGACAACGGCTGATGGCCTACTACCTGTTATGGATGGCGCTGCTCACGGGCATCTACTACGCCAACCCGTCGCAGCGGCTCGTCTGGTGGACCGGCATCGGCCTGAGCGGCGCCGCCGCCGTCGTCGTCGGCGTCCGGCTCAACCGCCCGGCGCACGCCCTGCCGTGGTACCTGCTGGCGCTGGCGAACGTGAGCTTCACGGCCGGCGAGGTCACCCAGGTCGTGCAGACCCAGTTCCTGCACCTGGACAACCCGTTCCCGTCGGTCGCCGACGTCTTCTACCTCGCCGAGTTCGTGCTGTACGCGGCCGGCGCGCTGGTCTTCATCCGCCGCCGCAAGGCCCGGCAGGACTGGGCGGGGCTGCTCGACGCGCTGATCCTCACCATCAGCCTGGCCCTGCTGGCCTGGATCTACCTGATCCTGCCGTACGCCCGGAACCCCGACATCGACTGGTTCTCCCGGGCCGTGTCGATCGCCTACCCGCTCGGGGACATCGTCGTCCTCGCCCTGCTGCTGCGGCTGCTCACCCCGCGCGGCGGCAGCAGCCGGTCGCTGCAACTGCTGACCGTCGGCACGGTCGGCATCCTGGCCTCCGACACCGCCTACGGCCTGATCCAACTGCACGGCAGCTGGCACATCGGCACGCCCGTCGACCTCGGCTGGGCCGTCCTCTACGCGGCCTGGGGCGCGGCGGCGCTGCACCCCTCGATGGTCGAACTCACCAAGCCGCTGCCCACCCAGCAGCCCGGCCTCGGCTTCGGCCGGCTGCTGCTGCTCACCCTCGCCGCGCTGATCGCGCCCGCCATCCTGCTGGTCGAGTCGCTCGGCGGGAACACCACCAACACCGGCGTGATCGGCGCGTTCTCGGCCGTGCTGTACCTGCTGGTGCTGGCCCGGCTGGCCGTCGTGGTCGCCGCCTACCGGCGGGCCGCCGTCCGCGAACGCACCCTGCGCGAGGCCGGCTCCCGGCTGACCGCCGCCGTCACCGTCGACGAGATCGCCGCCGGCGTCGAGACCGCCGCCTCCGCCCTGATGGCCGACCGCCCCGGCCACCTGGCCTTCCTCGCCGTCGCCCGCACCCCGCACGCGCGGCCGGTCGGCCAGGCCGCACAGGGCGCGACGGCCCACGGGCCGACCGGCGAACTGCTCGCCCTCGCCTCCCCGGACAGCACCCTGCTGCTGCCCACCGCGGATCTCCCGCCGACCGTGCCCGGCCTCCCGCACGCGATGCCGGACGCCCTGCTGTGCCCGCTCACCCTCGCCGAACGCCCCTCCGGCGACCCGCTGCTCGGCGTGCTGGTCGCCACCGGCACCGAACAGGAGCTCGCCGACCTGCGCCGGCCGCTGGAGATCCTCGCCACGCAGGCCGCGCTCGCCGTCGAACGCGTGATGCTCAGCCAGGAGATCAACCACCGCAACAGCGAGCTGTACTTCCGCACCCTGGTGCAGAGCGCCAGCGACGTGATCCTGATCCTCGACGACGACGACACCATCCGGTACGCCTCCACCTCCGCCGCCCGGGTGCTCGGCCACGCCCGGCTGGACGGCACCCCGATGACCGACCTGGTCCGGCCCGAGGACGGGCACGCCGTCAGCGGGACGCTGGCCCGGATGCGCGGCGGGCCCGGGCGCGACGCCGAACAGGACCAGCCCCGCGAGCACTGGCGGCTGACCCGGCACGACCGCACCCCGATCGAGGCCGAGGTCCGGTTCAACGACCTGCGCGCCGACCCCACCGTCGAGGGCCTGGTGCTGACCCTGCGCGACGTCACCGAGCAGCGCCAGATGGAGCGCGAACTGACCCACCTGGCGTTCCACGACCCGCTGACCGGCCTGGCCAACCGGGTGCTGTTCCAGGACCGGGCCGCTCACGCGCTGGAGCGGGCCCAGCGCAGCGGCACCGTCACCGGCGTGCTCTTCATCGACCTCGACGACTTCAAGGCCGTCAACGACACCCAGGGCCACGCCGTCGGCGACGAACTGCTGCTCGCCGTCGCCCACCGGATCTCCGGCGCGCTGCGCAGCTCCGACACCGCGGCCCGGCTGGGCGGCGACGAGTTCGCGGTCCTGGTCGAGAACGCCCTCACCCCGGCCGACGTGGACGCCGTCGCGGACGGCCTGCTCGGCCTGTTCACCGAACCGTTCGCGCTCAGCTCCAGCGCCGCGAGGGTCACCGCCAGCATCGGCGTCGCCACCACCGAGGACAGCACCGACACCACCGAACTGCTCACCCACGCCGACCTGGCGCTGTACGCCGCCAAGGGCGCGGGCCGCCGGCAGCGGCGGCACTACCGGGCCGCGCTGCAGGCCAGGCTGGTGCGGCGGCACGAACTGTACGAGAACCTCGACGACGCGCTCACCGAGTCCGCGTTCCGGCTGCACTACCAGCCGATCATCGGCCTGCAGACCGGCAACCTGGCCGGGTTCGAGGCGCTCGTCCGCTGGCCGCACGACCGGCACGGCATGATCCTGCCCGACGACTTCATCTCGATCGCCGAGGAGAGCGGGCAGATCGTCCAACTCGGCGCCTGGGTCCTCGAACAGGCCACCCACGAGGTCGGCAAGTGGATCGCCGCGCACCCCGCCGCCCCCGGCCGCCCGCCGCTGCGGGTCAACGTCAACGTCTCCGCCCGGCAGTTCCGCGACGCCGGATTCGTCGACACCGTCCGCGAGGTGCTGCGCACCGCCAAGATCGCGCCGACCGCGCTCGTCCTCGAACTCACCGAGTCCGTGCTGATGCGCCGCGACAACCGGATCCGCTCCGACATGCAGGAACTCACCTCGCTCGGCGTCGGCATCGCCATCGACGACTTCGGCACCGGCTACTCCTCGCTCTCCTACCTGCGCGAGTTCCCGATCACCACCCTGAAGATCGACAAGACCTTCATCGACGGGCTCGGCAACTCCCCGCAGCAGCACGCCCTGGTCGAGGGCATCGCCCGGATCGCCGACACCCTCGGCGTCACCGTCATCGCCGAAGGCATCGAGACCACCGTCCAACGCGACCTGCTCGCCGCCATGGGCTGCCCGCTCGGCCAGGGCTACCTCTTCGGCCGCCCGATGACCGCCGCCCAGGCCCGCGAGCTGGTCGAGAGCCACGCCCGCGCCGTCGGCCGGGGCTGA
- a CDS encoding amino acid adenylation domain-containing protein, with amino-acid sequence MDRAWRPGELGLADAPPGGQPRSGLAPVPAAFRERAARHPEALAVLGEAGSLSYGALDRRSDLLAAALREAGLRPGDAVPVCLPRDTDLVVAWLAVLKAGGGLLPMDVSWPAERQSRVLAQCGAAVAVAAPDPGWPGVRILGPDARGGAPGDGGPATGGPDGLAYLIHTSGSSGVPKCVAVAHGPLAFTLDRVARAYGLGPGDRVLQLGALGFDTALEQVLAPLTAGAAVVLGGADTWAPTELLDRIGELHLTVADLTPAYWHHLLAQVPPGGLGHAGLRLVVVGGDVVHVDDCRTFLERLPDVRLLNAYGVSEAAITSTLCEVTAELLGDAAALAPAPIGRPLPGVRVHLLDPLLRPVPPGGKGEIHLAGPGLALGYWRDAAATAEAFVPDPFAAEPGGRMYRTGDAGRLRPDGVLEILGRLDEQVKVGGFRVDPTEVEAVLTGHPDVRLAKVVADRTAPDGSVALTAYYTTADPAASRAPGRIGLIRAHLARHLPAFMVPAAFVPLATMPLTAAGKIDRRALPRHPAPHGGSPAAPPTPGPDGGVPTDATELTVGRLWAELLGVDHVEPLDDFFALGGTSLLAMEMLARVRLLADIDVTRVRGLTRALLGDPTLRAFAAAVRGARGGAEPGGGAPDWVRETEVRYPVRHGGGSAPDRTEPAELLLTGATGFCGAHLLETLLATTRARIHCLVRAPGDAAAAERLHAAQERFLGHRLDDPRIVPLIGDLTEPLLGLPRHRFDRLAEHLDGIHHLGAQVNFLYPYHQLRRANVDGTREVVRLAGHRRAVPVHYVSTLAVLAGFGPAGVREVDERTPSPTRNTSASATWRPSGSPSSCCTGPPPKDCR; translated from the coding sequence GTGGACCGCGCCTGGCGGCCCGGCGAGCTGGGCCTGGCCGACGCTCCGCCCGGCGGGCAGCCGCGGAGCGGCCTCGCTCCGGTGCCCGCGGCCTTCCGGGAGCGCGCCGCACGGCACCCGGAGGCGCTCGCGGTCCTCGGCGAGGCGGGCTCGCTCTCGTACGGCGCGCTCGACCGCCGCAGCGACCTGCTGGCCGCCGCCCTGCGCGAGGCCGGTCTGCGCCCGGGCGACGCCGTACCGGTCTGCCTCCCCCGCGACACGGACCTGGTGGTGGCCTGGCTCGCGGTCCTCAAGGCGGGCGGCGGGCTGCTGCCGATGGACGTGTCCTGGCCCGCCGAGCGGCAGTCCCGGGTGCTCGCGCAGTGCGGCGCCGCGGTCGCCGTGGCCGCTCCGGACCCGGGCTGGCCGGGGGTGCGCATCCTCGGGCCGGACGCCCGCGGCGGGGCGCCGGGCGACGGGGGCCCGGCCACCGGCGGCCCGGACGGCCTCGCCTACCTCATCCACACCTCCGGCTCCAGCGGCGTCCCGAAGTGCGTGGCCGTCGCCCACGGCCCGCTGGCGTTCACCCTCGACCGGGTGGCCCGGGCGTACGGGCTGGGCCCCGGAGACCGGGTGCTGCAGCTGGGGGCGCTCGGCTTCGACACCGCGCTGGAGCAGGTCCTGGCCCCGCTCACGGCGGGCGCGGCCGTGGTGCTGGGCGGGGCCGACACCTGGGCGCCGACGGAGTTGCTGGACCGGATCGGCGAGCTGCACCTGACCGTCGCCGACCTCACCCCGGCGTACTGGCACCACCTGCTGGCGCAGGTGCCGCCGGGCGGACTGGGGCACGCGGGGCTCCGGCTGGTGGTGGTCGGCGGGGACGTCGTGCACGTCGACGACTGCCGGACCTTCCTGGAGCGGCTGCCGGACGTCCGGCTGCTGAACGCGTACGGGGTCAGCGAGGCGGCGATCACCTCCACCCTGTGCGAGGTCACCGCGGAGCTGCTGGGTGACGCCGCGGCCCTGGCGCCCGCGCCGATCGGGCGACCGCTGCCGGGCGTGCGGGTGCACCTGCTGGATCCGCTGCTGCGTCCGGTCCCGCCCGGCGGGAAGGGCGAGATCCACCTGGCCGGGCCGGGGCTGGCGCTCGGCTACTGGCGCGACGCCGCCGCCACCGCGGAGGCGTTCGTGCCCGACCCGTTCGCGGCGGAGCCGGGCGGGCGGATGTACCGCACCGGCGACGCCGGGCGGCTGCGACCGGACGGGGTGCTGGAGATCCTCGGCCGGCTGGACGAGCAGGTGAAGGTCGGCGGGTTCCGGGTCGACCCGACCGAGGTCGAGGCGGTGCTGACCGGGCATCCGGACGTCCGACTGGCCAAGGTGGTCGCGGACCGGACCGCGCCGGACGGCAGCGTCGCCCTCACCGCGTACTACACCACCGCCGATCCGGCGGCCTCGCGCGCGCCGGGCCGGATCGGGCTGATCCGGGCCCACCTCGCCCGGCACCTGCCCGCGTTCATGGTCCCCGCCGCGTTCGTGCCGCTGGCGACGATGCCGCTGACCGCCGCCGGGAAGATCGACCGCCGGGCGCTGCCGCGCCACCCGGCGCCGCACGGCGGCTCCCCCGCCGCGCCGCCGACGCCCGGCCCGGACGGCGGCGTGCCCACGGACGCCACCGAGCTCACGGTCGGTCGGCTGTGGGCGGAGCTGCTCGGCGTGGACCACGTAGAGCCGCTGGACGACTTCTTCGCGCTCGGCGGCACCTCGCTGCTGGCGATGGAGATGCTCGCCCGGGTCCGGCTGCTGGCCGACATCGACGTCACCCGGGTCCGCGGCCTGACCCGCGCGCTGCTCGGCGATCCGACGCTGCGGGCGTTCGCCGCCGCCGTCCGGGGGGCCCGCGGCGGCGCCGAGCCGGGCGGCGGCGCCCCGGACTGGGTCCGCGAGACGGAGGTGCGGTACCCGGTGCGCCACGGCGGCGGCTCCGCGCCGGACCGCACCGAACCCGCCGAGCTGCTGCTCACCGGCGCCACCGGGTTCTGCGGCGCCCACCTGCTGGAGACCCTGCTGGCCACCACGCGCGCCCGGATCCACTGCCTGGTCCGGGCCCCCGGCGACGCGGCAGCCGCCGAGCGGCTGCACGCGGCCCAGGAACGCTTCCTCGGCCACCGGCTGGACGACCCGCGGATCGTCCCGCTGATCGGCGACCTGACCGAGCCGCTGCTCGGCCTGCCGCGGCACCGCTTCGACCGGCTGGCCGAGCACCTCGACGGCATCCACCACCTGGGTGCGCAGGTCAACTTCCTCTACCCGTACCACCAGTTGCGGCGGGCCAACGTGGACGGCACCCGGGAGGTGGTCCGGCTGGCCGGCCACCGCCGCGCGGTGCCCGTGCACTACGTCTCGACGCTCGCCGTGCTGGCCGGCTTCGGGCCGGCCGGTGTCCGCGAGGTCGACGAGCGCACCCCCTCGCCCACCCGGAACACCTCGGCGTCGGCTACGTGGAGACCAAGTGGGTCGCCGAGCAGCTGCTGCACCGGGCCGCCGCCGAAGGACTGCCGGTGA
- a CDS encoding SDR family oxidoreductase, giving the protein METKWVAEQLLHRAAAEGLPVTVIRTNDVTGDLSGGIMNPATELWALMTYFAESGHYPAVRLPLDFVPADRFARAAAHLAAHAPARGDVYHLASPEPASLPALAARLRAAGHPVTELPYREWVRELVAFAAAHPSHPVAPYVPLFVDRAPGTDLTISEMYFQPVFPRFDRSRAEAALAGSGIELPAVDDRLLDRCVAQLAGADRPGPS; this is encoded by the coding sequence GTGGAGACCAAGTGGGTCGCCGAGCAGCTGCTGCACCGGGCCGCCGCCGAAGGACTGCCGGTGACGGTGATCCGCACCAACGACGTCACCGGCGACCTGTCCGGCGGGATCATGAACCCGGCGACCGAACTGTGGGCGCTGATGACCTACTTCGCCGAGAGCGGCCACTACCCGGCGGTGCGGCTGCCACTGGACTTCGTGCCCGCCGACCGGTTCGCCCGGGCCGCCGCGCACCTCGCCGCGCACGCCCCGGCCCGCGGCGACGTCTACCACCTCGCCTCGCCCGAGCCGGCCTCGCTGCCCGCCCTGGCCGCCCGGCTGCGCGCCGCCGGCCACCCCGTCACCGAACTCCCCTACCGCGAGTGGGTGCGGGAGCTGGTCGCCTTCGCGGCCGCGCACCCCTCGCACCCCGTCGCCCCGTACGTGCCGCTGTTCGTCGACCGCGCCCCCGGCACCGACCTGACGATCAGTGAGATGTACTTCCAGCCCGTCTTCCCGCGCTTCGACCGCAGCCGGGCCGAAGCCGCCCTGGCCGGCAGCGGCATCGAACTGCCCGCCGTCGACGACCGCCTCCTCGACCGCTGCGTGGCGCAGCTCGCCGGGGCCGACCGCCCGGGCCCGTCATGA
- a CDS encoding leucyl/phenylalanyl-tRNA--protein transferase: MTALDDLDLAHAPGDAPVAFGAELTAPVLLAAYRRGLFPMPGDDISAAFNEAVHAPDVVAGRIRVLPGPAAQDPYALAWWSPDPRPVVAPDRVHLPTRLRRSLRGRLRWHTTADRAFGEVVARCAEGRRPAWLTRGLREALEQLHRGGAAHSAEVWDGTALVGGAFGVAVGGVLSLDSMFRHRPGADRVAVADLAARFGAVDGRLLDAQWDSPHVRAFGTSPMARPQYLRALAAPSAVAPLTTEPLPAARLG, translated from the coding sequence ATGACCGCCCTCGACGACCTCGACCTCGCGCACGCCCCCGGCGACGCCCCGGTGGCCTTCGGCGCCGAGCTCACCGCCCCGGTGCTGCTGGCCGCGTACCGGCGCGGCCTGTTCCCGATGCCGGGCGACGACATCTCCGCCGCGTTCAACGAGGCGGTGCACGCGCCCGACGTGGTGGCCGGGCGGATCCGGGTGCTTCCCGGCCCCGCCGCGCAGGATCCGTACGCGCTCGCCTGGTGGTCCCCCGATCCGCGGCCGGTGGTCGCGCCGGACCGGGTGCACCTGCCTACCCGGCTGCGGCGGAGCCTGCGCGGCCGGCTGCGCTGGCACACCACCGCCGACCGGGCGTTCGGCGAGGTGGTGGCCCGCTGCGCGGAGGGGCGGCGGCCGGCCTGGCTCACCCGGGGGCTGCGCGAGGCGCTGGAGCAGCTGCACCGGGGGGGCGCCGCCCACAGCGCCGAGGTCTGGGACGGGACTGCGCTGGTCGGCGGCGCGTTCGGGGTCGCCGTCGGCGGGGTGCTGAGCCTGGATTCGATGTTCCGCCACCGCCCGGGGGCCGACCGGGTCGCCGTCGCGGATCTCGCCGCCCGGTTCGGCGCGGTCGACGGCCGGCTGCTCGACGCCCAGTGGGACAGCCCGCACGTCCGCGCGTTCGGCACCAGCCCGATGGCCCGCCCGCAGTACCTCCGCGCCCTGGCCGCCCCCTCCGCCGTCGCCCCGCTCACCACCGAACCGCTGCCCGCCGCCCGCCTGGGCTGA
- a CDS encoding cation diffusion facilitator family transporter: MTTDMERAPDRGERAGDRRTRATVLVALVANLVIALAKVAGGLLAGSPALLSEAAHSVADSLNEVFLMASLRRSRRRADSRHPFGYGKERFFWSMLAAVGIFVTGGCFSFYQGLHTLLNPQSEDTGGYLVVYAVLGVSLLAEGASLVRATVQVRGQARQAGRGLLAQLRRGNDPTVRTVFAEDAAAVIGVLLAAAGAGLHQWTGQSAWEAGAALAIAVLLVCVAFRLGRDAQDLLVGRAVDPVLQQRAADLLAERPEIDVVTQLMTMQLGPDSALLAARVDLADGLDSAGVEALCVEVKRRIRTECPGFEQIFLDITAADRDERRRAADRRRSLRSAVARQQEPGR; the protein is encoded by the coding sequence GTGACGACTGACATGGAACGCGCCCCGGACCGGGGCGAGCGGGCGGGCGACCGCCGGACCAGGGCCACCGTGCTGGTGGCGCTGGTGGCCAACCTGGTGATCGCGCTGGCCAAGGTCGCCGGCGGACTGCTCGCCGGCTCGCCCGCCCTGCTGTCGGAGGCGGCGCACTCGGTGGCGGACAGCCTCAACGAGGTGTTCCTGATGGCCTCGCTGCGGCGCAGCCGCCGCCGTGCCGATTCGCGGCACCCGTTCGGCTACGGCAAGGAGCGGTTCTTCTGGTCGATGCTGGCGGCGGTCGGGATCTTCGTGACCGGCGGCTGCTTCTCGTTCTACCAGGGCCTGCACACCCTGCTGAATCCGCAGTCCGAGGACACCGGCGGCTACCTGGTGGTGTACGCGGTGCTGGGGGTGTCGCTGCTCGCCGAGGGCGCCTCGCTGGTGCGGGCGACGGTGCAGGTGCGCGGTCAGGCCCGGCAGGCGGGGCGGGGCCTGCTCGCGCAGCTGCGGCGCGGGAACGATCCGACCGTGCGGACGGTGTTCGCGGAGGACGCGGCGGCGGTGATCGGGGTGCTGCTGGCGGCGGCGGGCGCGGGGCTGCACCAGTGGACCGGGCAGTCGGCCTGGGAGGCGGGCGCGGCGCTGGCCATCGCGGTGCTGCTGGTCTGCGTGGCCTTCCGGCTGGGTCGCGACGCCCAGGACCTGCTGGTGGGGCGGGCGGTGGATCCGGTCCTCCAGCAGCGGGCGGCGGACCTGCTGGCGGAGCGGCCGGAGATCGACGTGGTGACGCAGCTGATGACCATGCAGCTCGGCCCGGACTCGGCCCTGTTGGCGGCCCGGGTCGATCTGGCCGACGGTCTGGACAGCGCCGGCGTCGAGGCGCTGTGCGTGGAGGTGAAGCGGCGGATCCGCACCGAGTGCCCGGGGTTCGAGCAGATCTTCCTGGACATCACGGCCGCCGATCGGGACGAGCGCCGCCGGGCGGCCGACCGCCGCCGGAGCCTGCGGTCGGCGGTGGCCCGGCAGCAGGAGCCGGGGCGCTGA
- a CDS encoding ClpX C4-type zinc finger protein, translating into MTAGTVEREGRACSFCAKPEAEVAKLIAGPGATICDECVDLAGSIVAEYRPGPVDLRMPPWGELSDAAMLERLPRVAAVADQVEADLRRWVMELRRRGVTWARIGEALGITRQSAWGRFSGEE; encoded by the coding sequence ATGACGGCGGGGACGGTCGAACGCGAGGGCAGGGCGTGCTCGTTCTGCGCCAAGCCCGAGGCGGAGGTGGCCAAGCTGATCGCCGGCCCGGGCGCGACCATCTGCGACGAGTGCGTCGACCTGGCGGGCTCCATCGTCGCCGAGTACCGCCCGGGGCCGGTCGACCTGCGGATGCCCCCGTGGGGCGAGCTGTCCGACGCCGCCATGCTGGAACGGCTCCCCCGGGTCGCCGCCGTCGCCGACCAGGTCGAGGCCGACCTGCGGAGGTGGGTCATGGAACTGCGCCGACGCGGCGTCACCTGGGCCAGGATCGGCGAGGCGCTCGGGATCACCCGCCAATCGGCCTGGGGCCGCTTCTCCGGCGAGGAGTGA